The Cucurbita pepo subsp. pepo cultivar mu-cu-16 chromosome LG18, ASM280686v2, whole genome shotgun sequence nucleotide sequence CATCATAAAAAAGCCGTCTTAGCATAAATCGTAAGAACTTTGCTTTGTCTTTAAAGGGGTGGCCACATGAAACCTAATATAGGGGTTTTTGCTAGCGTAATTAAAATCCAATGAATCGTGAATGTATGAGAAAGAGCCTGGCAACAAGAGGAGAAGGCAACGAATGTAAATGTTATGATGGGGCTGGAAAGAagttttcaaatctttgtttaGGGGATCTCAGGTTATTAAATATTTCGAGAGGttgattataatttttttgtgggAAGGGGGGTCGACGTGGGAGGAGGTTCTTGTTTAGTTTAGTAGGAGGTGGTCTTAAAGCCTATTGACCTTGGATGTTTGGGTATTGGGAGTTTTAGATTACGTCACGAGGCTCTTTTGACCAAATGGTCGTGTCTGTCTTCATTGAGATCGATACATTGTGGTATAGAATGGTTTTTTCTAGGTATGATTCTCACCCTTTTTGAGTGGGCTTCAAGTGGGGAGTCGAGGGGCCTGTAAAAACATTTGGATAGCTATCTCTtcgggtttttcttttttttttccttctcaattCATTGTTCCTCCGTTGGGATGACCTTAGTATTTGTTTCTTGTGGGAGTGCCATTTCGCGAACTACCTTGGGGATTGTTGGGTGATGTTTCTTGTTTGTACTGCAGGTAGATTATGAATATAACAAAGCAAGTGGCAAAATGGAAATTTTGCATGGCAAGGAGCATTTTATGTCTAACCTTTCCATACTTCTGCAGTGGTCGCCATACTCATCAGAAGCTGAACTTCTTAAGCAAGTAAGATGTTTTCAACTGCCTTTTGTTCCCTAATTTAATCTGGATTCTTAAGCTTGTTTTGACATTGAACTACATTGATTTTGTTCTAGTTGCTGTAGAACCAAGATTAGccttgaaaaagaataacttAGTTTCATCCTAATCCTTTCCCTTTGCGTTGAATAATCTGGAGTTTTTTTTCGATCCAGTtcatagattttcttttacagCATATACATGCAAGATCCTCCTTTTCGTACTCATATCATGGCCGCACAACAGATGAATTACGTTCTTTGCGTTTTTTCAAACAACTCATGACTTGTAAATTTCCAAACAAGAACTCCTGACATTTATGTAATAGCGATGGAGGAATATATGTTCAGCATTTTCCTTGGTGCCATGACATAAAACACTAGTTTTcttcttaatcttttttagTATTCGATCCTCTAAGAAACATTGTCCACAGGGGAAAAACTTTCTTCGGCAGCCTTCCAGATTGCTATCtgcaattttaattttttttattttttattgttattctTACTTTatatgttgtttttgttttaataaagaaacaatAGACCAGAAGAATAAAATAACACCTTCCGATCTAATTTAATGTTGAAAGTAGAATTGTTACAAAAGACTTGTTATTGCTACGCCAATTGGAAGTCACGGATTGAACAAGCTCAcacaaattaacaaaaattgaacttATCTTTAAAGATTCTGTCATTGCTCTCCTTCCAAATAACCCACAAAATAGCCTTGACCATAACACCGTAGTTATGTCTTTGGAAGTTACGCCAATTGGAAGCTGACTAGGACTTCCCTTAAAgctgattttttatttaaacttctATCCCGGTGGCCTCTTGAAAGATCTTCCTTACGGCAGCATGTtgctttattttcattattatccCCATGAACAATATTGCTTTTGATGATGCCTCCCAAGTTTCTTATCTCTTGGTAGTACAAGGGACAGTATCTTCCTTACACACCATTGATTAGGGTTATAAAACTAGtgtctttttctttcactGTCTCTCCTTAACATCATATGAAGGTGTGAAAATTCAAACTAATGAATAATTTCTATAGTGTATTTGTGTATGCTCTAAAAACTTGCAAGTTGTAAGGTATGCTGTATTATTTTGCCATTGAACATCTTTAATTGTAAGGAAATATTTTAGCAGCTCTCTAGTACAAACCAATTTTGATGGCTATTTTTTAAGCTATTGAAAGCTTCTCAATGGTGCATCAACATATGTACATTTTGACTCTGATGGCAGTTTGATGATATTGGATCTCATGGCACAAAAGTAATCATCTATAATTTGTGGTATAATGGAGACCGCAGAATGGAGCTGGACTTTGATACAGATCCAGAGGTTCAACTGcatccttttgtttttcttcttttaattgaCTGTTTAATTAATTGGGAGGATTTTTCTATTCTGTGGTAACAGGACATTTACATTGGtagagatattaaaaaaattgacactCTCTGTGCATCGAAGGCAATCTGTGAGCAGCACATTGCTAATCAATTGCAATATTCTCTTCGTGTAAGCTTGAGTTGCAAAATGAATATTACAGCTCCATTTTTGTAGGACTCAAGTTTTGTACTTACACTCGATGCTTCTCAGGAATATTTATCCATCTTGTACTTGCGGATATCAGAGAATTTCAAAATAGTATTGCGTGGGAAGGCTGTTCTGCATCGTAATCTTGCCGATGATCTCAAATTTATCGAATACATTTTGTATAAGCCTCAATGTGGTGGATTTGTAGAGGTAGTGTTAATCTTTTAgtcatgtttgtttgtttgttttttactaATCTTTTGTCTGATAACTGCTCCAACCCTCCTCTTTTGGTATATGGTAATGTAGTAATTTTACTATTCAGGGTGTGGTTGTTACTACAATTGGGTTCCTGAAGGAGGCCCCACATGTCAATATACACGGTTTTAATGTGTACCACAAAAATCGTTTGATTCTGGTAAGTTTCCTTTCACTTTTTGTTCTTCACCTTTTTCTAACCAAAAGCATATCATCGTTCCTCCCCCTTCCTCATTTTAACCATTAgagcttcttttctttttatttatttttttccatttcatatgTTTCTggctgattttctttttcttattaatatgTTAGTTCTTTGTTTAAAAATGAGTATGGtacttctttttcaatatttaagctaaaattttaaaattttcttcatgATCATTGATCAGGCACAACGCCCATTTCTTTCTCATCTTTGGCACTTTCAGATCTTACTATTTCTCGTTACTTGTGTATTGGTCTGTATAGATTGGTGTAAGATTCAATCCTGGTTCTTtctttgtatatatttttatgaaaataaagatGATATTATTACatcaaatatcttttaaaaatagatgCTACCTTTGAAATATATGTTAATCATGCTATTGTGGAAGTAATCTATTCGAATTCTATAAACttttgtgaaaatttctcataATTCCTTTATTGTCTCTTACAATCTAACATCATCTTTTAATTGCCTGCATATGTTTAATTCTGTGTATAGATTAATTATGGGTTATTATTCCATATTTGGTTTTACATTTACGCAATGCATCAAGCTAATTCCTTTTTATGTCATTTGCAGCCGTTTTGGAGGGTTGTGAGCTATTCAGACAATAGAGGAAGAGGCGTTGCTGGTAGGGCATTTGCTTTCGgaatttcctttctttttgacaCGTGAGCTGATGATGGTCATTGATATTCGTCTATATCTGAAGGTGTTCTCGAAGCAAATTTTATTGAGCCTACACATAATAAACAAGACTTTGAGAGAACTTCTCTTTTCCAGAAACTTGAAACTCGTTTGAAAGAGATGACTTGGGAGTACTGGTATGCTAATTGCTAAAAATTTAAGGCGATGAAGACCAATTTGTTTCCATTTCTGTAATTTGATTAATGGAGACATTCGTAACTTGGCTTTAGTATTTTTTAGGAGTGTTTCGGTCACCCCATCATTTTTCCTAATTATTTGGCAGGGATTATCATTGTGGACTCCTTGGGTATTGTGTTAAGAAACAACTTCGCGTGACATCATCCTCACAGATACCATCCAGCATCACTGTACCTGCTGGTACAGAAAATCCTCACATATTGAAACAATGCTTTCCAGTTACGGTCACAGAGGGTAGAGAAAGAGCACGTGGGAGGTCTGAACAATGTACACTGGAAGCACAGGGAAAATCTAGAGAAGGTACCTTGTTAGTCCAACATCTGTTCTTCACATTATTTAATGTCCTCTTTCTATTGTTCTAAAGCTTTTTGTTGGTGCAGGAGTATGTAACAAAAGAAAGGCAGATGTTTTGGTAGAAGATGAACAGGTGAAATGGCTTTGGACAAATTATTCtgcattttttattatttttcactttAGCTCATCGTTTCCCTTTCCATTGTGTTATTCAAGTACTCTCTATGTAAGTCATGCAAGTGTAATGGGCtgtgcagatattgtcctctttggactttccctcaaggttttaaaacgcgtatgttaggaagaggtttctacatccttataaagaatgtttcgttccattctccaaccaatgtgggatctctcgATCCACCCAACTTTCCCTTAGGGACCCGACGTCCTCGGTGGCACACTGtgcagtgtctagctctgataccatttgtaactgcctaagcccacagctagcaaatattgtcttttttgggcttttccctcCGAGGGGagcccctcaaggttttaaaatgcgtctgttaggaagatGTATAcccacctttataaagaatttttcgtttccctctccaaccaacgtgggattgGACTCTTTAGCTTATTGTGTTTTATCAGTAGTAGTTGGCCTTCCTATTCCTATCTATAAACGTCCTATCCATCAAGCTAGTTCTGTTTAAACCAAAGTAGGAATTGATAATCACTTCCTGCAGTGGTTCTTTTCTTTGCATCATATTTTAAATGCAAACAATTTGGACATCGctatttttcaacttttatatGAGAAACAAATTAACTTCAATGTTTTGTCCTTGCAGTCTGTTCGTGCTAATCAACCGAAAAATCAGCAGGCTATTattttgttggaagaaaataggAAGCTCCGTGCAAAGTAAGTTAATAGAGGAAGTATATTTTGATGGTTCAGAAATAAACTTGTTTAAAACTCACTaatttttcccctttttgtGTAGATGTTCAGACTATGAAAAGCGGAAGGAAGAACTTAATCTCAAGGTATAAAGTGGAACGGTTTTCAAATGATCGTTTTAAACTAGAACTCTCTGTTTTGACCTTGTAGTAAGTTGAAAATATGCTATTGTATGGACTTCTTATCTTATTCGCCAGAAAATTCCTGTAATTGTCACATGTGCAGGCAACGCAAATTAGGAGCGACGTACGGGAAGTCAAACTCGAGATCCAGCGGCTGTTGGATGAGTTAAAATCTATGGAAGCAGTGAAGGTTGAAGGCATTGTATAAATGTACAGTCATTGGGTTCactttttgtgtgtgtttagGCCCTTTGGAATTGGATAACATAACCCTGTAGCTAAAAACCAAGAAATATGATGATATAGTTTCTATACATACATGGCCGCCTACCCTTCTTCCCATGGCCATCTATATGGGACTCCCCCTTCATTTCCCCCTCAGCTTTGAAAATAGTTTCCTACAATTTGTTTTTGTGGCTATCGTATGTCGGTTTCCTTGACGGGAAAATTTCCCACTTGTACAGACATGAAAATCCACCTTGTAATACTAACCAAAATTTCTAACATTCTTGTTACTTATCACTGTtattggtatatatatatgaattgggcatcttttttcatttatggttttcattgttttctaaatataaataaaaactatatgtTGTGATTTTAAGTAGAGATCTATGCCAACTCATTCTGTTCGACATCTTCGTTGAAAAGGGAAAATGTACCTTCTCTCTatcctctcttttcttttcggtcGGGATGGATTTTGAACCTTTACAGGAGAATCAAATTTAACTGGATGGATTTTGAACCAAATTTAACTGGATGGATTTTGAACCTTTACAGGAGAATCAAATTTAACTGGATGGATTTTGAACCTTCACAGGAGAATCAAATTTAACTGGTTCAAGAAGAGGAAAGAGAGAAGCCAAAACAATACTAAACTAGCCGTTgactcttattttttaatatatattttaaggttAAGACTATTATTTAAAGCTTTCAAATTCGGGGTATATActaattatcaaattattttttaaattaagaaataattctaacaatttttcatttacattCTAACAATTTCTCACTAGATATGGTATGGtgcttatattttaaatttccaatgttgtaaaattatacattaaatattcttcCAACATActttaaaaggaagaaataaatTCTGACCGTTGATTTCGACGATTCCCTGGTTTTACGCAAAATTGACGGTTGGATTCCAGAATTAGATTTGGATTGAGTTCCTCTTTTGGAAAGGATTGTCTTTCCATTCTATTGGCACTAAAACGCAacgtttaaaattaaattaaattaaatttaaaaaataaaaaaacaaaaacaaagaagtgCAAGTTGGCAAGTTGCTCACATGACATGGTCGGGCAGGGGCAGGGGCAGGGGCAGGGGCAGGGGCAGTACCCACGCTTCTCGCCGCTAGAGTTTTGCCCTAGGAATTCTGCCTCGTTTCTTACACTATATAAACTCCACAAACTTCGTTTAGTTCATATGTTTTCTTCATCTACTTCGCCTCTTTGTTTCGTTCATTGCTTTCTTCGCCGCTTTTTAagtcctttttgttttctatttccaCTTTGAATTTGTTCGTTGTATTCTGTTTACGTGCAAAAAACTTCCATCCGCATGTGACATTTGATGGTGGACATGACGGCCATATTTTGCACAGATCGATTGATCTAATAAAGTAGTCATTAACTCTGCTTTGTTTGCTTCTTCTGAAAGAGGTTTACCTAATTTCGTGTTCTTCTCTTTCAGATTTCCCGCAtacatcttcttcttctactttatgttcttctttttaagGTTTTCGGTATCGGAAAGTGGATTTGGTATATCCTGAGATGTGCTTTTGAAAAGTGGCTTTTAGACAAGTGGTTGCGTCGTATTCGGTGCAAAACTTTTGCTAAATAATTGGTGCTTTCAGTTTATGGTTGTTGGCCAATGAGTTTCTTTGGTTAAAAcatcaaaaatatcttttaacatttaagtttatgtttGTTGTATTGCTATTGGttggtgattttttttttttttttttttttttttttttttttttttttttttttttttNTTTGTTGCtatgaatttatgaaaattacaaataatatattgtgatttattaaacattttttcttcatggttAAAATTAGTAAAACAAACGATTGATTCAATAatattactaaaatttaatttttttctagttATGGTCTTAAAATTTGCTATTGGAAAGTGAATTTATATACTAGTCTTTTGGTCtctatgttttatttaataatttattattaatcttcctaaaaaaaatcattttataatcgtcttaaattagaaaattgaaacaaaatcatCCTAATATGAGTTTAGGTGTAActcttgaaaatttagaaacttaatgtaaaataatctaaaaatgtgagatctaggttggagaggagaacaatgaaacattattattaGGGATATAGATGCACACGGCAGACACATTTACAAGAGTGTTAGAGAAGACAAGAACTAAAtgttatttataagggtgatgaaattttttcttagtggtcattttttaaaaaccttgagattTAGCCTCTTGTGTTAGCAACAAAGAGGCTGAACCTTGAAGGGGGAAGAACCGGATATGGTgtgtaaattgtgagatccaataTCAATGGAAGAGAACAATGAAAATGCTTTgactattttaaaaacatggaGGAAAACCCTAAACATTGAGGAGAACCCTACAAGAGAAATACAAACAATGAATCATATGAAGAACCATAAGGAAGGACTTGTTGAGCTACAAAATCAACCAATGCCAAGAAGCAtcgaaaaatgaaaatatcaaGATCTTCCAGTCCCACCTACAGCTACTTGAAGAACTTAAATGGATTCCTCATCACTATTTATAAGTTAAAGAAACCATTAGTTGTGTATTCtcaaaaacttataaaaaacATGTAATCAATCAAATCACAGTTCATCACAATTTTATGGCCATGAGAATTGAACTCAGCtcaatcaaaaaagaaaagaaaaggaaaggaaagactTGCTCCATTTACAAGTAACAGAGGCAGCTACAATCTGATAGATGCCTGAGAGAAGTAATTCAGATACAGTTACTATATTAATGGAACCCAGCAATAAGAGCTCTAATTCTGTCCTCAGAACCAAAAATTTCCTAAAACAGTTCCATAAATATCAAGTCTTGTAGAACATTCCAACAGCGGCCTGAATGAAGAGAAGATGGCACCAAAAGTTGTCCTCTCTCTGCTACAACATTCATTCAAAGGAATTGACAGAGTATGAAAAGTTACAGCAACAATCACCATCTTCTTCAATATTTCATTCTCTccttatcatatcatcatccaCAAGTTCCCATGAAAGCATTTCTGCTTGCTATTAGAGAGCAATATATGTTCCAATGGACATTCTAATGTAGCAGAAGATGAGCACAAAAAAATACGATCCACAATTTATTAAGAACTTATTTTGCACTTTTACTGCAGTGTCGCAGCATTTGACGGGAAAAACCTCATAAGAAAGCTTGAGAGAGACCAGATACAGATGATcccaagaaattgaagaacattCAACAGCGTACCCAGAGAGCTGTTTATTGCCAAGTTATTTGGAGTCATTTCAGCTCCTTTTATGGTAAATGAAAGTGCTGTCACCAGTTGAGCTGCTCTATTAAGTTGATGCAATCTGTAAACCTGTTTAACAACAACTCTTCAGTTCGAACCCCACGATATTGAATAAGGTACTACAAGATGGGCATATAAATTATTCATAGAGGAAAATAGTCACCAGAAATGATAGACTAATATACAAATTTTTGCATAGAATAACTAAATGAAGCAAATCCAGCAAGGAGGTGCTAGGCAACAAAAGATGTAGAGGGAGAATGATAATCTATGAACATTCTTACTTGAAAGACAATTGGAATAACAGGCCATGACGGCGATTCCTTGCGCCGTGCGTATTGTTCAAATGCAAATTGGACAACAATGCCAACAAGGTAAGGTGCAAGTGTGGCAGATGCTGCTGGGCCTGTCCATGGCCACACTAACCCCATAGTGACCATAGGTATTATTAAACTGAGTGCTAAGGCAGCTACAGAAGAGATCCGCTGTCCAAATTGATTAGACAGGGTTTGATAACTGTTTCTCACAGTATCGGGTTCAGTAGGCCTTCTTGAACGgtctattaaaaaaagaaacaccgCAACGCCACAATAGAACATTGCTTCCGTGAAGAACAATATAAGGAAGTCTGCAATCAGGAGATAGTTCGCAGTTTACAATAGAGAATTTCAAATGGCCACTAAAAATTTCCAACAGAGTCAAAGGCTCTAAAGTAAACATTTAACAGAACATGGAACTTgtaaagaaattacaaaactCCTTAGAGATCTAAGAGCACTGCCTACTATAGTATCCTTTGCCTTAAATGTTCTTGAAGAATgaatggtttttaaaacatctgAACTTAATGGCCCTTTTACACAATATCAATAAAAAGCCATATATAGATGGTCAATCTAAAATGTCTCCTTTGGCCTTCATTGTCCTTGCTGATAAGGGGCATACACACAGCCAATATTACTtagtatatataaataagaaactGTACTGACCTGTCAACAGAGAGTCCtcgaaaatatttgaaagtagTTTCCGTAGATAAAGCGAGGGGAAAATGAACGAAGCTATGAGGACAGCTGGACCAACAAACCATAAGAATTTGTGTTGATTGCTTTGCACGCTTGACAAACGAGTCTGGTAACCTTCTTTAGAATGGTTGTAAAACGAGATGAAACCCGGTTTCCCACCAGTACACTCATCAGAGTGTAAAAATGAGTTGTTTTCGAGGGAGATATCCTCATCAGTGGGTTGCTGATCTATCTGCTCTAGCTCACCCTGCTCACTGCATTGAGACTGGTCCTCTGAAATAGCAGAGAGAACATTTTGCCTCCTCGGAAATCTTCTCAGCAATCCATACATTAACTTGAACGATTCAGCTATCCACAATTACAAAAGCGAACCAAGAACATAATGTTTAGTAGTTTAAAAAACAACATTCGGCATTGGATTTGAACAAAATAGACATTTTGGGAAATAAGTCACAATAGGAATCTCACTAAGTAAGCCATAGATATGGTGGTTATGAGAAGTCTAGAAAATAGAAACCAGATAAACCCATTTTATAGccattttgaatataaacaaACAGCCTGAAGTTCAAggtaaaatagtaaattgCATGTTATAATGAATAAAAGATAGTCCTACCCTTAGCAAACGTTAACCTCTGGAAACTACGTTGCTGGCTGCCAATGCCATACAACGCTTGCGAAAAGCCCAGCTGGAAATCAAAATAAGAACAGTCCATTAAATCA carries:
- the LOC111780702 gene encoding uncharacterized protein LOC111780702 isoform X2, encoding MSVKFASLSCSVPSLSSPSGARRSSQLGFSQALYGIGSQQRSFQRLTFAKAESFKLMYGLLRRFPRRQNVLSAISEDQSQCSEQGELEQIDQQPTDEDISLENNSFLHSDECTGGKPGFISFYNHSKEGYQTRLSSVQSNQHKFLWFVGPAVLIASFIFPSLYLRKLLSNIFEDSLLTDFLILFFTEAMFYCGVAVFLFLIDRSRRPTEPDTVRNSYQTLSNQFGQRISSVAALALSLIIPMVTMGLVWPWTGPAASATLAPYLVGIVVQFAFEQYARRKN
- the LOC111780702 gene encoding uncharacterized protein LOC111780702 isoform X1, producing MSVKFASLSCSVPSLSSPSGARRSSQLGFSQALYGIGSQQRSFQRLTFAKAESFKLMYGLLRRFPRRQNVLSAISEDQSQCSEQGELEQIDQQPTDEDISLENNSFLHSDECTGGKPGFISFYNHSKEGYQTRLSSVQSNQHKFLWFVGPAVLIASFIFPSLYLRKLLSNIFEDSLLTDFLILFFTEAMFYCGVAVFLFLIDRSRRPTEPDTVRNSYQTLSNQFGQRISSVAALALSLIIPMVTMGLVWPWTGPAASATLAPYLVGIVVQFAFEQYARRKESPSWPVIPIVFQVYRLHQLNRAAQLVTALSFTIKGAEMTPNNLAINSSLGTLLNVLQFLGIICIWSLSSFLMRFFPSNAATLQ
- the LOC111780069 gene encoding protein MICRORCHIDIA 6 yields the protein MISADIVDLSSDDEEGSNLKAVKLEPDVVGAVMLPKEHTKKNVIKHEKPNTEFVSQRFDENRSPNVLSAGQSSSSILDQVPSPADDSGLTSPSPLCPAPVCRQFWKAGNYDDAVAAKVTVQSSKGHLHVHPMFLHSNATSHKWAFGAVAELLDNAVDEIPNGATFVNVDKILNARDGSPALLIQDDGGGMDPEAMRRCMSFGFSDKKSKSAIGQYGNGFKTSTMRLGADVIVFSRHVNNRVSTQSIGLLSYTFLSRSGYNRIVVPMVDYEYNKASGKMEILHGKEHFMSNLSILLQWSPYSSEAELLKQFDDIGSHGTKVIIYNLWYNGDRRMELDFDTDPEDIYIGRDIKKIDTLCASKAICEQHIANQLQYSLREYLSILYLRISENFKIVLRGKAVLHRNLADDLKFIEYILYKPQCGGFVEGVVVTTIGFLKEAPHVNIHGFNVYHKNRLILPFWRVVSYSDNRGRGVAGVLEANFIEPTHNKQDFERTSLFQKLETRLKEMTWEYWDYHCGLLGYCVKKQLRVTSSSQIPSSITVPAGTENPHILKQCFPVTVTEGRERARGRSEQCTLEAQGKSREGVCNKRKADVLVEDEQSVRANQPKNQQAIILLEENRKLRAKCSDYEKRKEELNLKATQIRSDVREVKLEIQRLLDELKSMEAVKVEGIV